TCAACGATATGCTCGAACAATATTGGCATAAATCCGCGACTGAGTTTAATTCGCTTGGTTTGACGCGGCCGCAGCTTGATTTTTATCACATCGAAACAAAAGACATGGTCAACAACTGGTACGCGAATTTTTTGCGAAAGCTTGCTGTGGAAATGAAGGAACACCCTGTTCTTCATTCATTTCAGCGGTTAACCCCACGAGCAGAAGTAGAATACAAATCACCAACCTATGGAGTTCGCGGGTTTATTGACGCGATCCACGAAAAAGATGGACAGGTTGTGCTCATGGATTACAAAACTTCTAAATCCGCGAAAGTCTCTCCTGAGTATCGGTTGCAGCTTGCGCTCTATGCCTTGATGTATCACGAAACACATGCTCGCTTGCCTGACAAAGTAGGCATTGATTTCTTGAAATTTGGCGAATTTCATTTGGACGTTGATGAAGAATTGGTCAATCTCGCGAAATTTGAGTCTGAACTGATTCACCTGAACACCTCTACAACGAAAAAAGAAAATTATCCTATGAAACCAGGTCCTCTTTGTAAATATAGCTCAGGACAATGTGATTATTATGGAAAATGCTTTGGCAACGCGAGAAGCCAGTATGGGTGATCTTTATTTCATTACGCCTTGCTCATGCGCTTACTGCTCCTTTGGAAGAACTTCTTGGAAGTGATCCAGAAGGTAGAGGAGATTATCAACGAATCTCACGCTGCATTGTTGCGCATCGTTTTTCTCGCTATCCTGAACGAAGGGCTTATGCATTTACTCAGCTCCAAGTGACACTCCCCTTCAAAGGTGGTGTCGAGGTTGTCTATTTTGAGGAAGAGGGAATTACTTCTGCTTATCTTCGCATTGCCGTTGCGCCAGAAAAATTGATGTTTGTCGCGAATTATGGTTTTCCCTACATCGAAGAAGTTCCTGATGAGGAAGAGAAAAAACTTTGGAGAGAGGCAGGATTGGTTAAGGATGATTGAGCGGTTCATGCTTCTATTTCAACGAGTATCAAACCAAACTCCTTTAATCGTTCAAAATGTTTTTTGTTATAGGTCAATAATTCAATATCATTGTTTATGCAAATCGCACCAATAAACAAGTCCTTCATATCAATTATCTTTCCATCTTCTTTTAATTTTCGTAAAATGTCACCTGCTACTCTTGCTGCTTTATCGTCCATTTCAAGAGCGTGAAGCCATTCCAACGCTTCAAAAACAGGTTCTGTCTTCTTTCGTCCATACCACACTTCAAATGTATTCACTGTTGTGATATAAAAATCTCCATCTAAAGATTCCAGAATCCGCTTTGTCTTTTCATCTTTATTCAGAAGCGCAATAAGCACGTCAGAATCTATACATATTCTTCTGACCATTTTTTCCAGAGTGGATTGAGTTCTTTTACTTTCGCTTCATCCACTCCTCCTTTTCCAAAGAGTTCTAGTACTTTCTCTTTATTGCTTTTCGTTGAAAGTAATTCTCGTATAACAACAGAGTAACTTTCTTTTCCTTTTAGTCTTTTTAATGTATGATACACATCATCTGAAACGCTGATTATTTGTGACATAAGGTTTCTAAGTATATACATATATATAAATATTGTGCTTTTAGCCAAGATTTTTTATAATTAAAAGCAATTGCGCGAGAATATCTCCACGAAGGCGTATATGCGCGCTGTTCACAAGCGCGAGAAGTGCCGCTTCTGCTTCTGTTCTGGTAATTATCTTTTTTTTAACAGATGCAAGAAGCAATGTGGTAAGCCACCACACGTTGATTCCTTCTGCCTGACAGCATGAATAAAGTCCTGCGTCATTGGTAAGCAGAATGTCATTATGCTCTTTCGCGAGGAGAAAAACAAGAGCGTCATTTTCTTGCAGACGATGGAGACTTTTTATCTCTTTTGTCTTCTCTTCTCTCTGCTCCACAACCTCAAACCAAACATCTTTTCCCTGCTCAAAAGACAATGTATTTTTTCCTAATTTTTTTCCTTCCTCGACAACTTCTTTCCAGACAACAAAGGGCACTACCACTTTATCAAAATTCTTCCGAAGCAGCTCAAGCTTACCTATTGTTATGAGGGGAATTATTGCCGATGAATCCAGAATAACCATTAAATTCCCTCAAGGATTTGGAGATCTCTTTGCACATCTTCTAAGCCATAAGGAAAGGTTATTCGCTGCAATAAATCTTGGACTTTCCATAAAGGAATATCCAGTTCCTTTGCAAGCGTTCGCAATGTTATTTCTTTCTCTTCATATTTCTTAAGCAATAATTGAAGGCGTTCTTCTTTTACTGCCTTACTCATAAGCTCGCGAATTACTTCCGCCTGTGGTTTCTGCAGTTCCTTCGATAAAAACCATATTTGCTTTGCGACGCTTTCCTGCACTCTTATTGTGAATACTTCCATATTTACACCTTCTTTCGTTAATAAGTAACTAAATAATATGTATAGTAACTTTACTTATTGTAACCACTATTTAAATGTTGTGGTTCTTTTTTCTCTTTTTCGCAATGTATAAAAACAGATATACAGTTTTCCTTGATTTATGCCAACTCCAACTGAACCGAGCACAAAAGCAGTCGCGTCTGAACGAGAATTTAAATATTATCCAGATGATTTTGGCAAGTTGCCTGTTCATGTGGAACATTTCAACCTTTTCTTTGATGTTTTCGATGACCATTCTGTTGTTTCCAGCGACATGACCATGACGGTGACCGCTGATTCGCTGCATACATTCGCTCTTGACGCGAAAAATCTTGAAATTCTCGAGGTC
This genomic interval from Candidatus Woesearchaeota archaeon contains the following:
- a CDS encoding PD-(D/E)XK nuclease family protein is translated as MTISVLAKEVAQPKKLTFARIQSPSSINTHKQCPRKYYYSYIEKIPGKPSIHLTRGKVVHSVLEHFFKIDISKLPEENFMFVLKVFINDMLEQYWHKSATEFNSLGLTRPQLDFYHIETKDMVNNWYANFLRKLAVEMKEHPVLHSFQRLTPRAEVEYKSPTYGVRGFIDAIHEKDGQVVLMDYKTSKSAKVSPEYRLQLALYALMYHETHARLPDKVGIDFLKFGEFHLDVDEELVNLAKFESELIHLNTSTTKKENYPMKPGPLCKYSSGQCDYYGKCFGNARSQYG
- a CDS encoding type II toxin-antitoxin system VapC family toxin, with translation MVRRICIDSDVLIALLNKDEKTKRILESLDGDFYITTVNTFEVWYGRKKTEPVFEALEWLHALEMDDKAARVAGDILRKLKEDGKIIDMKDLFIGAICINNDIELLTYNKKHFERLKEFGLILVEIEA
- a CDS encoding PIN domain-containing protein; amino-acid sequence: MVILDSSAIIPLITIGKLELLRKNFDKVVVPFVVWKEVVEEGKKLGKNTLSFEQGKDVWFEVVEQREEKTKEIKSLHRLQENDALVFLLAKEHNDILLTNDAGLYSCCQAEGINVWWLTTLLLASVKKKIITRTEAEAALLALVNSAHIRLRGDILAQLLLIIKNLG